One stretch of Thiomicrorhabdus sp. DNA includes these proteins:
- a CDS encoding replication-associated recombination protein A, giving the protein MAAYQPLSDRLRPQTLEEFVGQTHLLGPKRALSRMLEAGSLYSMIFWGPPGVGKTTLARLLAKRSDLFFISLSAVLDGVKEVRAAVESAKRHREAFGQGTLLFVDEVHRFNKAQQDAFLPYVEDGTFIFIGATTENPSFELNNALLSRAKVFVLRSLDEEELQDVLERGMTLLAQELNEPADEAGNLTLEEGAQELLISHADGDARRLLNSLEQVIDFAEFDAQRSLWTLSLQACREIVQGGLRRFDKGGEAFYDQISALHKSVRGSDANAALYWLVRMLDGGVDPRYLARRLIRMASEEIGNADPKALQLAINAAEAYERLGSPEGDLALAHAASYLAVAPKSNAVYMAYKAVLSDVKEHGSYEVPLHLRNAPTKLMSELDYGKGYRYAHDEAEAFAAGECYFPEEMAERDYYQPVERGLEIKIAAKMRHLQQLNEQAIFKRRSGEER; this is encoded by the coding sequence ATGGCTGCCTATCAACCGCTTTCCGACCGGCTCCGACCACAGACTCTGGAAGAGTTTGTCGGTCAGACGCATTTATTAGGGCCAAAACGTGCTCTGAGCAGAATGTTGGAAGCCGGCAGCCTCTATTCCATGATTTTCTGGGGGCCGCCGGGAGTCGGAAAAACCACACTGGCGCGTTTGCTGGCGAAGCGATCTGATCTGTTTTTTATCAGCCTGTCTGCTGTGCTGGATGGTGTGAAAGAGGTTCGGGCCGCTGTTGAGAGTGCCAAACGCCATCGAGAGGCGTTTGGACAGGGTACTTTGCTTTTTGTAGACGAAGTTCACCGTTTCAATAAGGCGCAGCAAGATGCTTTCCTTCCTTATGTCGAAGATGGAACCTTCATTTTTATCGGCGCCACGACGGAAAATCCATCGTTTGAACTGAATAATGCTCTGTTGTCGCGTGCCAAGGTTTTTGTGTTACGCAGCCTGGATGAAGAAGAGTTGCAAGATGTGTTGGAGCGAGGTATGACACTGCTTGCGCAGGAGTTGAACGAACCAGCCGATGAAGCGGGCAATTTGACGCTTGAGGAAGGTGCGCAGGAGCTGTTGATTTCTCATGCCGATGGCGATGCCCGTCGTTTGCTGAACAGTTTGGAACAGGTGATTGATTTTGCTGAGTTTGATGCGCAGCGCTCGTTGTGGACTCTAAGTTTGCAGGCTTGCCGGGAAATCGTGCAAGGTGGTTTACGTCGTTTCGATAAGGGAGGCGAAGCGTTTTATGATCAGATCTCCGCTTTGCATAAATCGGTACGCGGTTCGGATGCCAACGCTGCCTTGTACTGGCTGGTGCGGATGCTGGATGGGGGAGTAGATCCGCGTTATTTGGCACGCCGTTTGATCCGAATGGCCAGCGAAGAAATCGGCAATGCCGATCCGAAAGCCTTGCAGTTGGCGATCAATGCGGCTGAAGCTTATGAACGACTGGGTTCGCCTGAAGGTGACCTAGCTTTAGCGCATGCTGCCAGTTATTTGGCAGTTGCCCCGAAATCGAATGCGGTTTATATGGCGTACAAGGCTGTTTTGTCTGATGTTAAAGAGCATGGTTCTTATGAAGTTCCTCTACACCTTCGTAATGCTCCGACCAAACTGATGAGTGAGTTGGATTATGGTAAGGGTTACCGTTATGCTCACGACGAAGCGGAAGCCTTCGCTGCCGGAGAATGTTATTTCCCCGAAGAGATGGCCGAACGCGATTACTATCAGCCTGTGGAGCGCGGTTTGGAGATTAAGATCGCCGCAAAGATGCGCCACTTACAGCAGCTGAATGAGCAGGCAATTTTTAAACGCAGATCCGGGGAGGAGCGATAA
- the trxB gene encoding thioredoxin-disulfide reductase, translated as MAEKHCKLLILGSGPAGYTAAVYAARANLNPVIITGMQQGGQLTTTTEVDNWPGDPEGLTGPDLMQRMQKHAERFGTEVLFDHIHTAELTSKPFKLIGDSGEYTCDALIIATGASAKYLGLDSEEAFKGKGVSACATCDGFFYRNQKVAVIGGGNTAVEEALYLSNIASEVTIVHRRDQFSSEKILADHLMEKAENGNIKIEFHSQLEEVLGDNMGVTGLRLKNNQTGDSKEIDVAGVFIAIGHTPNTGIFEGQLEMTNGYLKVQSGLQGNATQTSIPGIFAAGDVMDQHYKQAITSAGAGCMAALDAEKYLDNL; from the coding sequence ATGGCCGAAAAACATTGCAAATTATTGATTTTAGGGTCCGGTCCTGCCGGATATACCGCTGCTGTCTACGCTGCACGCGCAAACCTGAACCCGGTCATCATCACCGGCATGCAGCAAGGCGGTCAATTGACAACGACGACCGAAGTCGACAACTGGCCCGGCGATCCTGAAGGGCTGACCGGCCCGGATTTGATGCAGCGAATGCAAAAACACGCGGAACGGTTTGGCACCGAAGTCTTGTTTGATCATATTCACACAGCTGAATTGACCTCCAAACCTTTCAAACTGATCGGCGATTCCGGAGAATACACCTGTGACGCTTTAATTATCGCCACAGGTGCTTCGGCCAAATATTTAGGCCTTGACTCTGAAGAAGCCTTCAAAGGTAAAGGGGTTTCTGCCTGCGCAACTTGCGACGGTTTCTTCTACCGTAACCAGAAAGTTGCGGTGATCGGCGGCGGAAACACCGCAGTAGAAGAAGCACTGTATTTGTCGAACATCGCATCCGAAGTGACAATTGTTCACCGACGCGATCAGTTCAGCTCAGAAAAAATTCTTGCCGACCACCTGATGGAAAAAGCCGAAAACGGCAACATTAAAATCGAGTTCCACAGTCAGTTGGAAGAAGTACTGGGCGATAACATGGGCGTCACCGGTCTGCGTTTGAAAAACAATCAAACCGGCGACAGCAAAGAAATTGATGTCGCAGGTGTCTTTATCGCTATCGGACATACTCCAAACACCGGCATTTTCGAAGGCCAGCTGGAAATGACAAATGGTTACCTGAAAGTCCAAAGCGGCTTACAGGGCAATGCAACCCAAACGTCCATTCCGGGTATTTTTGCTGCCGGAGATGTAATGGACCAACATTACAAACAGGCGATCACCTCGGCCGGAGCAGGCTGCATGGCAGCACTGGATGCCGAAAAATATCTGGATAATCTGTAA
- a CDS encoding cupin domain-containing protein, producing MSRNNLVEALNKAPDFGPHTEHFFKKGRFNVDFYKPGEVDEMKKNKHDTLFFITSGDGHIFNNGKQHPVEQGEVIFVKAGKEHKFFNFSLDFTTWVVSIK from the coding sequence ATGTCGAGAAATAATTTAGTTGAAGCATTAAATAAGGCGCCGGATTTCGGGCCTCATACGGAACACTTCTTTAAAAAAGGACGTTTCAACGTAGACTTCTACAAGCCTGGAGAAGTGGATGAAATGAAGAAGAACAAACACGATACGCTATTCTTCATCACCTCCGGCGATGGACATATTTTCAACAACGGCAAGCAACACCCTGTCGAGCAAGGGGAAGTGATTTTCGTCAAAGCGGGAAAAGAGCATAAATTCTTTAACTTTTCCCTAGACTTTACCACTTGGGTGGTCAGCATAAAATAA
- the crcB gene encoding fluoride efflux transporter CrcB, which yields MTAWGWFAVASGGALGAMARFFVSHHAYQWLGRDFAWGTLAVNVIGSFIMGFVAILLVDKLEASPEVRAFVMVGFLGAFTTFSTFSFETVQYLQLGEFMKAAMNIAVSVLTCLFAVWLGLLLGRQLLTP from the coding sequence ATGACAGCTTGGGGATGGTTTGCAGTTGCTTCCGGAGGCGCCTTGGGGGCGATGGCAAGATTTTTCGTATCCCACCACGCCTATCAATGGCTCGGCCGCGACTTTGCCTGGGGAACCTTGGCGGTGAATGTCATCGGATCCTTTATTATGGGATTTGTTGCGATTCTGCTGGTAGATAAGTTGGAGGCATCGCCGGAAGTCCGTGCTTTTGTTATGGTCGGCTTTCTGGGGGCTTTTACAACCTTCTCGACCTTTTCATTTGAAACCGTACAATATCTCCAGCTTGGAGAATTTATGAAAGCGGCGATGAATATTGCAGTCAGTGTTTTGACCTGCCTGTTTGCCGTTTGGCTGGGCTTGTTACTGGGACGCCAGCTGTTGACGCCATGA
- a CDS encoding helix-turn-helix domain-containing protein, whose amino-acid sequence MEASRNTQDNATAQAELFHSTKCPGIHSAKEYKLIKRLAKGTVSRQELDELLDLANSPDAILRIRAKGWDIVTDRLPDIDREGQRRTVGYYWLASYQKECALEALDLYRQAFGGKHE is encoded by the coding sequence ATGGAAGCGAGCCGCAACACCCAAGACAATGCCACGGCTCAAGCAGAGCTATTTCATTCTACCAAATGCCCTGGCATTCATTCAGCTAAAGAGTACAAGCTAATTAAACGATTGGCTAAAGGTACCGTATCACGCCAAGAACTTGATGAACTTCTCGACTTAGCTAACTCCCCCGATGCGATTTTGCGCATCAGAGCGAAGGGCTGGGATATTGTCACCGACCGTTTGCCCGACATTGACCGAGAAGGCCAACGTAGAACGGTTGGTTATTACTGGTTAGCTTCTTATCAAAAAGAATGCGCCCTAGAAGCCCTTGATTTATACCGCCAAGCCTTTGGAGGTAAGCATGAGTAA
- a CDS encoding outer-membrane lipoprotein carrier protein LolA produces the protein MLRFIRKKTCTKWAVASVFSLAFFSQSAWSSSLVLQDYVNQLQTFKADFEQIEPNEELFQLYQSFGHFELQRPGKLMWEYQRPQQQKIVVDGKNLWVFDTDLEQVTVRPIGEVKSEIPLSWLLYSERIEDKFTIVDAGQRKGLQWFNLAPKEATYFQSIEVGLKDGHMQEVWLYQGPDTITKVRFHNIEENVPLSPDQFRFKVPYGVDVIGQPS, from the coding sequence ATGTTACGTTTCATTCGAAAAAAAACCTGTACAAAATGGGCGGTCGCTTCCGTGTTCAGTTTGGCGTTTTTCAGCCAGTCGGCGTGGTCGAGTTCCCTGGTGTTGCAAGATTATGTCAATCAATTGCAAACCTTTAAAGCGGACTTCGAGCAGATTGAGCCAAACGAAGAACTGTTTCAGTTGTACCAGTCGTTTGGGCATTTTGAGCTGCAGCGTCCCGGAAAACTGATGTGGGAATACCAACGTCCCCAGCAACAGAAAATTGTCGTCGATGGTAAAAACCTGTGGGTGTTCGATACCGATCTGGAACAGGTGACGGTGCGGCCGATTGGTGAAGTGAAATCGGAAATCCCTCTAAGCTGGCTGTTGTATAGCGAACGCATCGAAGACAAATTTACCATTGTCGATGCAGGACAGCGCAAAGGCCTGCAGTGGTTCAATCTGGCGCCAAAGGAAGCGACCTATTTTCAGAGCATCGAAGTGGGCCTGAAAGACGGTCATATGCAGGAAGTCTGGCTTTATCAGGGACCCGATACCATCACCAAGGTGCGTTTTCATAATATTGAAGAAAATGTCCCGTTATCGCCAGATCAGTTCCGATTCAAAGTACCTTATGGCGTGGACGTCATCGGACAGCCAAGTTAA
- a CDS encoding VOC family protein, translated as MLKISHIDHLVLTVKSIPKTVEFYHSVMGFEVVTYNKGRIALRFGRQKINLHALGKEIEPKACTPCPGAADLCFFTETEMDTILMHLDRHGVKVELGPVQRTGANGPICSVYIRDPDHNLVEIANDLPPA; from the coding sequence ATGCTTAAAATCAGTCATATCGATCATTTGGTGCTAACCGTAAAATCGATTCCTAAAACGGTGGAGTTTTACCATTCAGTGATGGGATTTGAGGTGGTTACCTATAACAAAGGCAGAATCGCGCTTCGGTTCGGCCGACAGAAAATTAATTTGCACGCGTTGGGAAAAGAGATTGAACCGAAAGCGTGTACCCCCTGTCCGGGGGCGGCTGATCTGTGTTTTTTTACCGAGACGGAAATGGACACGATCTTGATGCATTTGGACAGGCATGGAGTCAAGGTGGAATTGGGACCTGTTCAAAGAACCGGTGCTAATGGGCCGATTTGTTCGGTGTATATTCGCGATCCGGATCATAATCTGGTTGAAATTGCTAACGATTTGCCGCCGGCCTGA
- a CDS encoding MGMT family protein yields the protein METHSENFNLRCYRLIEQVPPGKICTYADVAHALGSKAYRAVGNAMANNPHPVTTPCHRVVKSNGEIGNYAFGTEAKKTLLEQEGIVIKDNMVEDFEKVRHRF from the coding sequence ATGGAGACGCATTCAGAAAACTTTAATTTGCGCTGTTATCGCCTGATCGAGCAAGTTCCGCCCGGTAAAATCTGCACCTATGCTGATGTTGCTCATGCCCTTGGCAGTAAAGCCTACAGAGCCGTCGGCAATGCGATGGCTAACAATCCACACCCTGTTACCACCCCCTGTCACAGAGTGGTCAAATCAAATGGTGAAATCGGTAATTACGCTTTTGGAACCGAAGCAAAGAAAACGCTTCTTGAACAGGAAGGGATTGTGATTAAGGACAACATGGTCGAGGATTTCGAGAAGGTGCGCCACCGCTTTTAA
- a CDS encoding AlpA family phage regulatory protein, producing the protein MQTIPITQARQPKPQQQTAEDPVIRKPRLLEIVPLSYATIQRKINNEEFPKPIRLEVNSVGWKLSEVQAWLDSLERAEGVA; encoded by the coding sequence ATGCAAACCATACCAATTACACAGGCTAGACAGCCTAAACCACAGCAACAAACGGCAGAAGATCCGGTCATTCGCAAGCCGCGTTTACTGGAAATTGTGCCGCTCTCTTATGCGACGATTCAACGCAAAATCAATAATGAGGAATTCCCTAAACCAATCCGTTTGGAGGTGAATTCCGTGGGCTGGAAACTTTCAGAGGTACAAGCATGGCTGGATAGCCTAGAACGTGCCGAGGGAGTGGCCTAA
- the serS gene encoding serine--tRNA ligase — protein sequence MLDPKLLRSELAEVAAKLKHRGFEVDIEKIESLETQRKELQTRAQELQAERNSRSKGIGKAKAQGEDIAPLLAEVDSLKSQLEEAEAASSKVQAEIEEIYAGIPNLPHESVPVGSSEDDNIEIRKWGEPAQFDFEAKDHVDLAEQNGWYDNDAAVKITSARFSVLKGPLARMQRALTQFMLDTHADHGYSEVYVPYIVNQDSLRGTGQLPKFEADLYKLGKNDEHDTNDRDLYLIPTAEVPITNLVRDEIIDEADLPLMMVGHTPCFRSEAGSYGKDTRGLIRQHQFEKVEMVQVVHPEQSYEALEALTGHAEAILQKLELPYRVVTLCTGDIGFSSAKTYDLEVWLPGQSAYREISSCSNFEDFQARRLKARFRSGQGKPQLVHTLNGSGLAVGRTLVAVLENYQNADGTIRVPKVLQPYLGGMETL from the coding sequence ATGTTAGACCCAAAATTGTTGAGATCGGAACTGGCCGAAGTGGCTGCAAAACTGAAGCATCGCGGATTTGAAGTGGATATCGAGAAAATCGAATCTTTGGAGACGCAAAGAAAAGAGCTGCAGACGCGTGCGCAGGAGTTACAGGCGGAACGCAACAGCCGCTCTAAGGGAATCGGAAAAGCCAAAGCTCAGGGAGAGGATATCGCTCCGCTTCTGGCAGAAGTGGATTCTCTGAAATCTCAATTGGAGGAAGCCGAAGCGGCGTCTTCGAAAGTTCAAGCGGAAATTGAGGAGATTTATGCCGGTATTCCGAATCTTCCACACGAATCGGTTCCGGTTGGGAGTTCGGAAGATGACAATATTGAAATTCGTAAATGGGGCGAGCCGGCTCAGTTTGATTTTGAAGCCAAGGATCATGTCGATCTGGCGGAACAGAATGGCTGGTACGATAATGACGCCGCGGTAAAAATTACTTCTGCACGTTTTTCTGTTTTGAAAGGGCCTCTGGCGAGAATGCAGCGTGCTTTGACGCAATTCATGCTGGACACCCATGCCGATCATGGTTACTCGGAAGTTTATGTCCCCTATATTGTCAATCAGGACAGTTTGCGTGGAACCGGCCAGTTGCCGAAGTTTGAAGCCGATCTGTACAAGTTGGGGAAAAATGATGAGCATGATACCAATGACCGCGACCTGTACCTGATTCCAACCGCCGAAGTTCCGATTACCAATCTGGTTCGCGACGAGATTATCGACGAAGCGGATTTGCCGTTGATGATGGTCGGGCATACGCCGTGTTTCCGTTCCGAGGCCGGTTCTTACGGTAAAGATACCCGCGGCTTGATCCGTCAACACCAGTTTGAAAAAGTCGAAATGGTGCAGGTCGTGCATCCCGAGCAATCTTACGAGGCTTTGGAGGCTTTGACTGGACACGCCGAAGCGATTTTGCAGAAATTGGAGTTGCCGTATCGCGTCGTTACTTTATGCACAGGTGATATCGGTTTTTCGTCAGCAAAAACTTATGATTTAGAGGTTTGGTTGCCTGGACAGTCGGCGTATCGAGAAATTTCGTCCTGTTCCAACTTTGAAGATTTTCAGGCGCGTCGTCTGAAAGCACGTTTTCGTTCGGGTCAAGGCAAGCCGCAACTGGTTCATACCCTGAATGGTTCCGGTTTGGCTGTCGGGAGAACTCTGGTCGCGGTACTGGAAAATTACCAGAATGCCGATGGAACCATTCGTGTCCCGAAAGTTCTGCAACCGTATTTAGGCGGAATGGAAACTTTATAA
- a CDS encoding DUF255 domain-containing protein, whose amino-acid sequence MTILKRFTRTPLSNQSIKGVLLFVLLSAHTAYAQVEWQEYNRQSFEKARQEKKLLLLDLKANWCHWCHVMDQKTYADPRVSAELNSHYVAMKVDHDARPDLAERYRDWGWPATIILTPDGQELHKQAGFIRADQFLALLTEIKNRPHSQEKTLAFPNNLAESPQIDSRLEKTLQQRHLSSFDSILGSLKLKQKFIDPEAVLWDLKLSADGDSSARKRVTLTLDNAMALIDPVFGGAYQYSTHGDWEHPHYEKIMAMQANYILIYATAYRQLNNPGYLEAAQAVASYLNRFLSDANGGFYTSQDADLKQGSKAHDYFQADLQTRLQQGIPKIDKHQYAAENGLAIDAFLHLYDASGQEQYLHRAEQAFKWVEQSRRLGRGGYRHDRIDYAGPYLADTLNMGIAWLHLYHSKGDTVALKKARQAVEFIQRYFRHPRGGLVSAADNGTPVVPLPQLDQNIRAARFLLNVYMAEAADSDPVLELARHILRYLNTEEIALSRLTDAGILSVNDSYRHIVRKESKKN is encoded by the coding sequence ATGACAATTTTAAAGCGATTCACTCGCACCCCTCTGTCCAATCAAAGCATCAAAGGAGTGCTGCTTTTCGTTCTGCTCTCAGCACATACCGCCTACGCTCAAGTCGAATGGCAGGAGTACAACCGACAGAGCTTTGAAAAAGCCAGACAGGAAAAGAAACTTCTTCTGCTCGATTTGAAGGCCAACTGGTGTCACTGGTGTCATGTAATGGATCAGAAAACCTACGCCGATCCGCGTGTCTCTGCCGAACTGAATTCACATTATGTCGCAATGAAAGTCGACCACGATGCCAGGCCGGATCTGGCAGAGCGTTATCGTGATTGGGGCTGGCCGGCCACGATCATTTTAACGCCGGATGGTCAAGAACTGCATAAGCAGGCAGGCTTTATTCGCGCAGATCAATTTTTAGCATTGCTAACGGAAATAAAAAACCGTCCGCACTCCCAGGAAAAAACTCTCGCCTTTCCAAACAACTTGGCCGAATCACCACAAATCGATTCGAGACTGGAGAAAACATTGCAACAGCGGCATCTATCCAGTTTTGACTCAATTCTCGGCAGCCTGAAACTGAAACAGAAGTTCATTGATCCGGAAGCCGTTCTATGGGATTTGAAACTAAGTGCCGACGGCGATTCGTCGGCGAGAAAACGCGTAACCTTAACATTAGACAATGCCATGGCATTAATCGATCCGGTATTCGGCGGGGCTTATCAGTATTCGACGCACGGCGACTGGGAACATCCCCACTATGAAAAAATCATGGCGATGCAGGCCAACTATATTTTGATTTATGCGACCGCTTACCGACAACTGAATAATCCCGGATATCTTGAAGCGGCCCAGGCAGTCGCAAGCTACCTGAACCGTTTTTTAAGTGACGCAAACGGAGGTTTTTACACTTCTCAGGATGCCGACCTGAAACAGGGAAGCAAGGCACATGATTATTTTCAGGCCGACCTGCAAACCCGGCTTCAACAAGGAATTCCAAAAATCGACAAGCATCAGTACGCGGCCGAAAACGGTTTGGCAATCGATGCTTTTCTGCACTTGTATGATGCAAGCGGTCAGGAACAGTATCTCCACAGAGCAGAACAGGCATTCAAATGGGTCGAGCAGAGTCGACGTCTGGGGCGCGGCGGCTATCGACATGACCGGATAGACTACGCCGGCCCTTATCTGGCCGACACACTCAATATGGGAATCGCCTGGTTGCATCTGTATCATTCGAAAGGAGACACCGTCGCTTTAAAGAAAGCCCGGCAAGCAGTTGAATTCATTCAACGCTATTTCCGGCACCCTCGAGGCGGTCTGGTCAGCGCAGCGGATAACGGCACCCCTGTCGTACCTCTTCCGCAACTGGATCAAAACATCCGCGCCGCTCGTTTTTTGCTAAATGTCTACATGGCTGAAGCAGCGGATTCCGATCCGGTTCTTGAGCTTGCCCGGCACATCCTGCGCTATCTGAATACAGAAGAGATTGCTCTATCCAGATTGACAGATGCCGGGATCTTATCCGTAAACGATTCCTATCGCCACATCGTCCGGAAAGAGAGCAAAAAAAATTAA
- a CDS encoding sigma-70 family RNA polymerase sigma factor gives MEKPKMLDEAPLTRLLSACADGRQEALKELYDQASPKLLTSALYLLRDRGLAEEALQETFVHIWYKAADYAVEKGHPFAWMVTILRNRCLDILRREGRHQNKMKAVEADPLQTLDTRDVLHEEWGSLDPFELRLLQECLQQLQQEQRKSLLMAYYYGFSHSEMVEKLQRPLGTVKSWIRRAMQSVRECMQK, from the coding sequence ATGGAGAAGCCAAAAATGCTGGACGAAGCGCCCTTAACCCGTCTTTTATCTGCCTGTGCAGACGGCCGACAAGAAGCTCTCAAGGAGTTGTATGATCAGGCTTCGCCAAAACTGCTCACCTCGGCACTCTATCTTTTGAGAGATCGGGGACTGGCAGAAGAAGCACTTCAGGAAACCTTTGTACACATCTGGTACAAAGCGGCTGATTACGCAGTGGAAAAAGGCCACCCCTTTGCCTGGATGGTAACCATTTTGCGCAATCGTTGTCTGGATATTCTGCGCCGGGAGGGTCGCCACCAAAACAAAATGAAGGCCGTCGAAGCAGACCCGCTGCAAACGCTGGACACCAGAGACGTTCTGCATGAAGAGTGGGGTTCGCTCGATCCGTTTGAATTGCGCCTGTTACAGGAGTGTTTGCAGCAACTGCAGCAGGAACAACGCAAAAGTTTACTTATGGCTTACTACTACGGTTTTTCCCATTCGGAAATGGTTGAAAAGCTTCAACGCCCTTTAGGCACGGTCAAATCCTGGATTCGCCGGGCCATGCAAAGCGTCAGGGAGTGTATGCAGAAATGA
- a CDS encoding low-complexity protein, protein MKTMNRTMTALAISSLLMFGSFSAQAQTNPFGFQMISNGQLAMSDSPEEGKCGTAKCGAGKTEESKCGAAKCGSSKPAESKCGAAKCGASK, encoded by the coding sequence ATGAAAACCATGAATCGTACCATGACTGCTTTGGCGATTTCTTCACTGCTTATGTTCGGAAGTTTTTCCGCGCAGGCGCAAACCAATCCATTTGGCTTCCAAATGATCAGTAACGGCCAGCTGGCCATGTCCGACTCACCTGAAGAAGGAAAATGTGGTACCGCCAAATGTGGTGCCGGCAAAACCGAGGAGAGCAAATGCGGCGCCGCAAAATGCGGTTCGAGCAAACCGGCTGAAAGCAAATGTGGTGCAGCCAAATGCGGTGCCAGTAAATAA
- a CDS encoding anti-sigma factor: MNYQHPQLQQALCNDYVMGLMGHTARKRFRKLLVQFPQLSHRLNATQAKWHLLALSVEETQPSPLVWKQLEKRLFRERYGQQLTPIELRQQRNRRFAYGWAMAASLFSVSLLTYIWQTPPLTQPQMLAVVQNGEQQDGWLLQFSDDGLLNVKILRDHPLAENQDYELWMLASDQEAPNSLGILPQSGKATIQLSDQIRTRLSKAHTFAVTIEPKGGSPTGQPTSPPVYLGNAVRI; encoded by the coding sequence ATGAATTACCAACATCCACAATTACAACAAGCTCTTTGCAATGACTATGTTATGGGCCTGATGGGGCACACCGCCAGAAAACGGTTTCGCAAACTGCTCGTTCAGTTTCCGCAATTAAGCCATAGGCTGAATGCCACTCAGGCAAAATGGCATTTGCTGGCTCTTTCCGTCGAAGAAACCCAACCTTCCCCTCTGGTCTGGAAGCAATTGGAAAAACGTCTGTTTCGCGAACGTTACGGACAACAGCTGACACCGATTGAATTGCGTCAACAACGTAACCGCCGTTTTGCCTATGGCTGGGCTATGGCCGCCTCGCTTTTCAGCGTCTCGCTCCTAACTTATATCTGGCAGACACCACCGCTGACACAACCCCAGATGTTGGCCGTAGTGCAAAATGGAGAGCAACAAGACGGCTGGCTTCTGCAATTCAGCGACGACGGTCTGCTGAATGTAAAAATTCTCCGCGACCATCCGCTGGCTGAGAATCAGGATTATGAATTGTGGATGCTTGCCTCCGATCAGGAAGCACCGAACTCTCTGGGAATTTTGCCACAAAGCGGCAAAGCGACGATCCAGCTCTCCGATCAAATCAGAACCCGCCTAAGCAAGGCCCATACTTTTGCCGTCACCATTGAACCCAAAGGGGGCTCGCCAACAGGTCAACCAACTTCGCCCCCCGTTTATCTGGGAAATGCGGTTCGCATCTAA